The Mycolicibacterium fluoranthenivorans genomic interval GGTACGCACCTCGGCCGGTGAGGTGATGCAGTAACTGCGCGAGGCCACCAGGTCGATCAGGGCCTGCGGGGTCAGGTAGCTCGTCCACTCGAACTGCGTGCGCTCGACCACCGCGAACGGCTCGGGCAGACTCACCTTCTGCTCCAGGGCGTGATCCTCGTGGCCGATGATCCGGCCCAGATCCTTCACCCAGCCCATCCGCTCGTCGCGGGTGTTCCACACCAGGCCCAGCCGCCCGCCGGGACGAAGCACCCGGGCGATCTCACGCACCGCACGATCGGCGTCGAACCAGTGCCAGGCCTGGGCCACCAGCACCGAATCCACACTGTCATCGGGCAGCGGGATGTCCTCGGCCGTACCCAGCAGGGCGGGAGTGTCCGGCAGCGACGCGCTGAGCACCTCCAGCATCTCCTGGATCGGGTCGACGGCGATCACGTCGAGCCCCCGTTCGGCGAGCCGGACGGTCAGCTTGCCGGTACCGGCGCCGAGGTCGAGCACCGTGTGTGCGCCCGGCGGCAGCAACCAGTCGATGGCCTCCGGCGGATACGACGGCCGGCCGCGTTCGTACGCCGCGGCCTCCTCTCCGAACGACAGTGACCGACTGCGCGCGGAATCGGTCATTGCGCCGCGAGCTTCAGCGTCTGCCGGATGAGGGCACCCACCGAGTCCGTCTCGACCAGGAATCCGTCATGGCCGTAGATCGAATCGACGACGTTGAGCCCGGCACAGCCGGGCAGCAGGTCGGCCAGTTCCTGTTGCAGGCGAATGGGATACAGCCGATCGGAGGTGATCCCGCCGACGATCACCGGCACCTGGCAGGACTCCAGCGCTGCGGGCACGCCGCCGCGACCGCGGCCGACGTCGTGGCTGGACAGCGCATCCGACAGCGCCACATAGGTACCCGCATCGAAGCGCGCCACCAGCTTCTCGCCCTGGTATTCCAGATAGCTCTGGATCGCGAAGCGGGCGTCATCGTCACCTTGGAGGTCGCCCTGCGTATCGTTGCGGAATCGCGAATCCAGTTCGGCCTCACCGCGATACGTCAGATGAGCGAACCGCCGCGCGACCTCCAGCCCGGCGGTGGGGGCCCGTCCGGTGCCGTGGTAGTCGCCGCCCTGCCAGTCGGGATCGGCCTTGATGGCCGCGACCTGGCTGCTCTGCGTGCCGATCTGGTCGGCGGTCGCACGCGCCCCGACGGCCAGCACCAGTGCCGTGCGGACCGTGTCGGGGTGACCGATGATCCACTCCAGCGCACGGGCTCCGCCCATCGAGCCGCCGATCACCGCCGCCACCCGGGTGATACCCAGGGCGGCCAGTGCGGCCAGATCGGCGTTCACCTGATCGCGGATCGTGATGGCGGGGAAGCGCGAACCCCACGGCTTACCGTCACGGGCCAGCGAACTCGGGCCGGTGGACCCGCGGCAGCCACCGAGCACGTTGGTCGAGATCGCACACCACCGGTCGGTGTCGATCGGGGCGCCCGAGCCGGCCACCCCGTCCCACCAACCCGGCGTGGGGTGACCCGGGCCCGCCGGACCGGTGACATGCGAGTCGCCGGTCAGCGCATGCAGCACCATCACGACGTTGTCGCGCTCGGGGGACAGCTCGCCCCAGCGTTGCACCGCGATGGTGACGTCATCGAGCACCGCGCCGTTCTCCAGCGTCAGCGCACCGATATCGACGAGACCGGTTTCGCCTTCGGCCGGCAGGGACACGACGGGGCGGGTGTCTGACACGGTCACACTGCCGCCGCCGTCCGCGCGCCGGCCTTCCGGGCCGCGGCGAAACCCCGTTCCAGATCGGCCAGGATGTCGTCGATGCCCTCGATACCGACCGCCAGCCGCACCAGGCCGGGGGTGACCCCGGTGGTCAGCTGCTCCTGCGGGGTCAGCTGCTGGTGCGTGGTCGACGCGGGGTGGATGACCAGTGAACGCACATCACCGATATTGGCGACGTGGCTGTGCAGCGTCAACGCGTCGACGAAGGCCTTACCTGCGGCGATGCCGCCGGCCAGCTCGAACGCCAGCACCGCGCCGGTGCCCTTGGGGGCGATCTTGCGGCCCAGGTCGTACCAGGGTGAGGTGGGCAGCCCCGCATAGTTCACCGACGTGACGTCGGGATGCCCGGCGAGGAACTCGGCCACCTGCAGGGCGTTGGACACATGCCGTTCAACGCGCAGGCTCAGCGTTTCCAATCCCTGGGCGATGAGGAAGGCGTTGAAGGGGGACAGCGCGCTGCCCAGATCGCGCAGCAGCTGTACCCGGGCCTTGAGGGCGTAGGCGGGCGCGCCGAGGTCGGCGAACACGACACCGTGGTAGCTCGGGTCCGGTTCGGTGAAACCGGGATGGCGACCCTGTGTCCAGTCGAACCTGCCCCCGTCGACGATGACGCCGGCGATCGCCGAACCGTGTCCGCCCAGGTACTTGGTGGCCGAGTGCACGACGATGTCGGCGCCGTGCGCGATGGGCTGGATCAGGTAGGGGGTGGCGATGGTGTTGTCGACGATCAGGGGCACGCCGTTGTCATGCGCCACCGCGGAGACGCCGGGAATGTCGAGCACATCGATCTGGGGGTTGGAGATGGTCTCGGCGAAGAAGGCCTTGGTGTTCGGCCGCACGGCCGCCCGCCAGGACTCCAGATCGTCCGGGTCGGCCACGAAGCTGACCTCGATGCCCAGCTTGGGCAGCGTGTAGTGGAACAGGTTGTACGTGCCGCCGTAGAGCCTGGGGGAGGACACAATATGGTCGCCGGCGGCCGCGAGATTGAGGATGGCGAAGGTCTCGGCTGCCTGCCCGGAGGACAGGAACAGCGCCGCGACGCCGCCTTCGAGCGCTGCCACCCGCTGCTCGATGACATCGGTGGTCGGGTTGCCGATCCGGGTGTAGATGTTGCCGGGCTCGGCAAGCCCGAACAGCGCGGCGGCGTGGTCGGTGCTGTCGAAGGTGTAGGACGTGGTCTGGTAGATCGGCAGCGCGCGTGCGTTGGTGGCGGCATCGGGGGACTGGCCGGCGTGTACCTGCTTGGTCTCGAACGACCAGGCGGCGGTGAGGTCGTCGGGGTTGTTCTCGAGTTCGGTCATGAGCGGTTCTCCTGTGCGAAAGAGGGGAAGGGGTGTCCGGTGGGTGACGTCATGGAAGACGGCGGTAACCCGCGAGGGGCTTACCGACTGGATTCACGGACAACAGCACATGGTTTACCTCCATCAGGTCTCCCTACCTCAGGGGCCCGATAGAACGGACCCGCGCTTGCCTTGCGGTCGTTCGGAAACATCCCGACGACTGCTCAACCTGGTCTTCACCCGGAGCACCCCACCGCGGTTGGAGGGTTGCCGGCCAGCAAGCCGGGGCTTGATGCTGGCACTCATGACCGATACAAAGCCTAACTCACCACCTCGGGCGTCGGCCACCGGGTTTGTCGACGGGGTGTGGTAAGCGTGTCGCGGGGGCGGCTCGCGCACACGGGGCAAAGCCCCACCTTCGGGCGGGCCACAAGCTACTGGCCAGTAGCCAAGGTTGGCCCCTCATGGCTGCCTGGGCCCTTGTAGTGTTGCCGTCGAGACCTGCCAGAACCTGGAAGGTCCCAGAAGAACAGTGACACGCCAAAGGAAAAGGCGCCCAACACCAAGGGGCACGTCGCTTTTGGGGTCCGTGTCGCACGCCGTATATCTGATACAGACAGTGAGGCCGGAAGAACAACCATGAGCGCCCAGCAGCCGACAATCATCTACACGCTGACCGACGAAGCGCCGCTTCTTGCCACCTACGGCTTCCTTCCGGTGATCCGCACCTTCGCCGACGCCGCCGGTATCGACGTGGCGACGAGCGACATCTCCGTAGCGGCGCGCATCCTGGCCGAGTTCGGTGACTACCTCACCGACGAACAGAAGGTGCCCGACAACCTGGCCGCCCTCGGCGAGCTGACCCAGGATCCCAACGCCAACATCATCAAGCTGCCGAACATCAGCGCCTCGGTGCCGCAGCTGATGGCCGCGATCAAGGAATTGCAGGGTAAGGGCTACGCCCTGCCGGATTACCCGGGCGACCCGAAGACCGACGAAGAAAAGGTGCTCAAGGACCGCTACTCCAAGATCCTGGGCAGCGCGGTGAACCCGGTGCTGCGCGAGGGAAACTCCGACCGCCGCGCCCCCAAGGCGGTCAAGGAGTACGCCCGCAAGCACCCGCACAGCATGGGCGCGTGGTCGCAGGCCTCCCGGACCCACGTCGCGACCATGAAGCACGGCGACTTCTACCACGGCGAGAAATCGCTGACGCTGGACAAGGCGCGCAACGTCAAGATGGTCCTGACCACCAAGAGCGGTGCCACCGTCGTGCTCAAGCCCGAGGTCAAGCTCGACGCCGGCGACATCATCGACAGCATGTTCATGAGCAAGAAGGCGCTGTGCGACTTCTACGAGGAGCAGATCGAGGACGCCTACAAGACCGGCGTGATGTTCTCGCTGCACGTCAAGGCCACCATGATGAAGGTCAGCCACCCCATCGTCTTCGGGTACGCGGTGAAGATCTTCTACAAGGACGCCTTCGCCAAGCATCAGGCGCTGTTCGACGAGCTGGGCGTCAACGTCAACAACGGTCTTTCCGACCTCTACAGCAAGATCGAGTCACTGCCGGCGTCGCAGCGTGAGGAGATCATCGAGGATCTGCATCGCTGCCACGAGCACCGGCCGGAGCTCGCGATGGTCGACTCGGCCAAGGGCATCTCGAACTTCCACTCGCCGTCCGACGTGATCGTGGACGCCTCGATGCCCGCGATGATCCGCCTCGGCGGCAAGATGTACGGCGCCGACGGCCGCACCAAGGACACCAAGGCCGTCAACCCGGAGTCGACCTTCTCCCGGATGTACCAGGAGATGATCAACTTCTGTAAGACCAACGGCCAGTTCGATCCGACCACCATGGGCACGGTCCCCAACGTGGGCCTGATGGCACAGCAGGCCGAGGAGTACGGCAGCCACGACAAGACCTTCGAGATCTCCGAGGACGGCGTCGCCGACATCGTCGATATCGCGACCGGCGAGGTGCTGGTCTCGCAGAACGTCGAAGCGGGTGACATCTGGCGGATGCCGGTCGTCAAGGACGCCGCCATCCGGGACTGGGTCAAGCTGGCCGTCAACCGGGCCCGGCTGTCCGGTATGACCACGGTGTTCTGGCTGGACGACGAACGTCCGCACGAGAACGAACTGCGTAAGAAGGTCAAGGCCTATCTCAAGGACGAGGACACCGAGGGCCTCGACATCACGATCCTGCCGCAGGTCTGGGCCATGCGGTACACCCTGGAGCGAGTCATCCGCGGGCTCGACACCATCGCCGCGACGGGCAACATCCTGCGCGACTACCTGACCGACCTGTTCCCGATCCTGGAGCTGGGCACCAGCGCCAAGATGCTGTCGGTGGTGCCGCTGATGGCCGGCGGCGGACTGTATGAGACCGGTGCCGGTGGTTCGGCGCCCAAGCACGTCAGCCAGCTGCTCGAAGAGAATCACCTGCGCTGGGATTCGCTCGGCGAGTTCCTCGCGATCGGTGCCAGCCTGGAGGATCTGGGCAACAAGACCGGCAACGCCAAGGCCAAGGTGCTGGCCGACACGCTGGACAGCGCCGTCGGCAAGCTGTTGGACGAGAACAAGAATCCGTCCCGCAAGGCCGGTGAGTTGGACAACCGGGGCAGCCAGTTCTACCTTGCGCTGTTCTGGGCGCAGGCGCTGGCCGAACAGACCGAGGACGCCGAACTGGCCGCGCACTTCGCTCCGCTGGCCAAGTCCCTGGCCGACAGCGAGGACGCCATCGTGACCGAGCTCAACGAGGTCCAGGGCGGGCACGCCGACATCGGCGGGTACTACTTCCCGGATCCGGAGAAGACGGCGGCCGTGATGCGTCCGAGCAAGACGTTCAACGCCGCCTTGGAGGCCGTCAAGAGCTGAGGCTGCCGGTCAGCCCGCCGGCGACGCCGCGCGCTCGGGTTCGGTGTGCGCGTCGACGAAGTCGGCGATCAGCTCGGTGACGTGGCCGGGCGCTTCGAGCATCGGGATGTGGCCGTAGCCCGGCAGTCTGGTCACGCGGGTATCGCGGGGCAGATTGTCGAGGAAGTAGCGGTGCCCACGCGGTGTCGGGAAGACCCGGTCCTTCTCGCACAGCACCAGGTGCGTCGGCACGCCGACATCGGCCAACTCCAGCAGGCCGGGGAGTCGCAGCGTCTTGAGTAGCAGCTGAAAGTACGCCGTGCAGTGCGTGGCGTCCTCGAGGAGCGCGACCATATCGGGACGGCTGGGCCCGTCGGCGGGCCCGCTGACGGGCAGGGTGGCGATCCGCTGGACGAACGGCAACTCCAGGATGCGAGGGCCGAGTAGGCGCGCGGCGAGCAGGGCCGGCCCG includes:
- a CDS encoding class I SAM-dependent methyltransferase, translated to MTDSARSRSLSFGEEAAAYERGRPSYPPEAIDWLLPPGAHTVLDLGAGTGKLTVRLAERGLDVIAVDPIQEMLEVLSASLPDTPALLGTAEDIPLPDDSVDSVLVAQAWHWFDADRAVREIARVLRPGGRLGLVWNTRDERMGWVKDLGRIIGHEDHALEQKVSLPEPFAVVERTQFEWTSYLTPQALIDLVASRSYCITSPAEVRTRTLDQVRELLKTHPALVNTSGLALPYVTVGIRATLG
- the metX gene encoding homoserine O-acetyltransferase MetX, encoding MTVSDTRPVVSLPAEGETGLVDIGALTLENGAVLDDVTIAVQRWGELSPERDNVVMVLHALTGDSHVTGPAGPGHPTPGWWDGVAGSGAPIDTDRWCAISTNVLGGCRGSTGPSSLARDGKPWGSRFPAITIRDQVNADLAALAALGITRVAAVIGGSMGGARALEWIIGHPDTVRTALVLAVGARATADQIGTQSSQVAAIKADPDWQGGDYHGTGRAPTAGLEVARRFAHLTYRGEAELDSRFRNDTQGDLQGDDDARFAIQSYLEYQGEKLVARFDAGTYVALSDALSSHDVGRGRGGVPAALESCQVPVIVGGITSDRLYPIRLQQELADLLPGCAGLNVVDSIYGHDGFLVETDSVGALIRQTLKLAAQ
- a CDS encoding bifunctional o-acetylhomoserine/o-acetylserine sulfhydrylase, whose amino-acid sequence is MTELENNPDDLTAAWSFETKQVHAGQSPDAATNARALPIYQTTSYTFDSTDHAAALFGLAEPGNIYTRIGNPTTDVIEQRVAALEGGVAALFLSSGQAAETFAILNLAAAGDHIVSSPRLYGGTYNLFHYTLPKLGIEVSFVADPDDLESWRAAVRPNTKAFFAETISNPQIDVLDIPGVSAVAHDNGVPLIVDNTIATPYLIQPIAHGADIVVHSATKYLGGHGSAIAGVIVDGGRFDWTQGRHPGFTEPDPSYHGVVFADLGAPAYALKARVQLLRDLGSALSPFNAFLIAQGLETLSLRVERHVSNALQVAEFLAGHPDVTSVNYAGLPTSPWYDLGRKIAPKGTGAVLAFELAGGIAAGKAFVDALTLHSHVANIGDVRSLVIHPASTTHQQLTPQEQLTTGVTPGLVRLAVGIEGIDDILADLERGFAAARKAGARTAAAV
- a CDS encoding NADP-dependent isocitrate dehydrogenase gives rise to the protein MSAQQPTIIYTLTDEAPLLATYGFLPVIRTFADAAGIDVATSDISVAARILAEFGDYLTDEQKVPDNLAALGELTQDPNANIIKLPNISASVPQLMAAIKELQGKGYALPDYPGDPKTDEEKVLKDRYSKILGSAVNPVLREGNSDRRAPKAVKEYARKHPHSMGAWSQASRTHVATMKHGDFYHGEKSLTLDKARNVKMVLTTKSGATVVLKPEVKLDAGDIIDSMFMSKKALCDFYEEQIEDAYKTGVMFSLHVKATMMKVSHPIVFGYAVKIFYKDAFAKHQALFDELGVNVNNGLSDLYSKIESLPASQREEIIEDLHRCHEHRPELAMVDSAKGISNFHSPSDVIVDASMPAMIRLGGKMYGADGRTKDTKAVNPESTFSRMYQEMINFCKTNGQFDPTTMGTVPNVGLMAQQAEEYGSHDKTFEISEDGVADIVDIATGEVLVSQNVEAGDIWRMPVVKDAAIRDWVKLAVNRARLSGMTTVFWLDDERPHENELRKKVKAYLKDEDTEGLDITILPQVWAMRYTLERVIRGLDTIAATGNILRDYLTDLFPILELGTSAKMLSVVPLMAGGGLYETGAGGSAPKHVSQLLEENHLRWDSLGEFLAIGASLEDLGNKTGNAKAKVLADTLDSAVGKLLDENKNPSRKAGELDNRGSQFYLALFWAQALAEQTEDAELAAHFAPLAKSLADSEDAIVTELNEVQGGHADIGGYYFPDPEKTAAVMRPSKTFNAALEAVKS
- a CDS encoding alpha/beta fold hydrolase, with the translated sequence MTERTPIHLGSGEPILMLHPFLCSQNVWRTVATRLAGTGRFEVLAPTMVGHRGGRRAPSWLLDTVALVDDIERRMDEIGWRTAHIVGNSLGGWVAFELERRGRSRTLTAIAPAGGWSQHSPGKYETVLKFILGGPALLAARLLGPRILELPFVQRIATLPVSGPADGPSRPDMVALLEDATHCTAYFQLLLKTLRLPGLLELADVGVPTHLVLCEKDRVFPTPRGHRYFLDNLPRDTRVTRLPGYGHIPMLEAPGHVTELIADFVDAHTEPERAASPAG